AACTTGCCGTGTGCCCGAGCACGCGGCAAGCCCGCTCACGCCTCCTTCACCAACCAACGCAGCTCCGCACGGCCGCCTTGATCCTGCGCCAGCATCTCGGCCATCCACGTGCAGCAAGGCGTCAACTCCTTGTCTATTTCGTAGGGCGGATTGATCACCACGAGGCCGCAGCCTTTCATCTTCATCGGATGCATCGGGCCGACGACCGTCAGCTCCAGTGAAAACGTCGGCGGCAACGACAGCGCGGCCAGATCATCAAAAAACATATCCACCCGCGCGCGCTCGGTCAGCGGATACCACACCATGATCGTCGCCGCCGGGGAGCGCTTCAACGCATCGGCGACCGTCGCGGCCACGCGTTCAAACTCGTCCTTCGATTCGAACGGCGGATCGATCAGCACCAGAGCGCGTTTTTCAGGGGGCGGCAGTTGTCCGCGCAGGCCGGCGTAGCCATCCGCCGACTGGATTCCCACGCCGCTCGAACGGGCAAACTCCGCGCGCAATTCGCCTGCTTCGTCGTGTTGTTTTTCAAACAACGAAAGCCGGTCCTGCGGACGCGCCAGCGCACGCACGATGCGCGGCGAGCCCGGATAAAAACGCGGCAGCGCCTCGAGGTTGCCCATCTTCTGGTCGTATGCTTTCACCTGCGCGACATAGTCCGCCAGCACCTCGGGCATGCGCGTGCGGTTCCAGAGGCGGCCGATGCCGTCCGGCCACTCGGGCTTGCGCTCCAGCGTGTCCCCGCGCGCGGCCGATGCCAGATCGTAGCGACCGCGGCCCGCATGCGTATCGACATAAAGAAACCCGCGTTCCTTGCGCTGCATCGCACGCACGACGCGCACGAGCACCGCATGCTTCATGACGTCCGCGAAATTCCCCGCGTGATAACTGTGGCGGTAGTTCACGAGACGGAAGCGACCGGCACCTTGACGACGGTCTTGCGCACCAGCGCGGCCGGCACGCCGGCAGCGAGCGAGGGCTTGTGGGCATCGACGGGATAAAACACCGCGAGTTCGCCGGCGCGCATGCGCAGCACCGAGCCTTCGAGGTTCTGTTCAAAAAATAAAATATCCTTGGCCGGTGTATGATCCTCCGCGACCGCGAGGCGCGACACATCGGTCACTTCCATGAGTTCGTCGCCGCTCACGATCACCTGCACGTCGATATAAACGCGGTGCGCCTCCCAACGCCCTTCGGCGGGCGGCTTGGCAATGTAGGCCTGCTCCAGGGCAAACACCCCGTCGCCCAGTTCAACGCGCCCCGTGTCGCCGGTCGCGACCGCCAGCAGGCGTTGATGCGCCTCGGAGCCGGGACGGAGAATTTCCTCCACATAAGCCAGCGCCTTTTGAAACGAAGGGCTGCCGGCGAGTTGCGTGCGAACGGTGGCGAGGGATCCAAAAAGTGCCATAAATCGTCATCGACTCCAACCCACCGCGTGAGGAGCTGGCAAGTGCCGAAACCGCGCCGGCCCGCGATCCGCCGCCGGACGAGCCTTTAGCGACCGACCACCACGGGCGCCCTGAAGACACTGTCTGGCAATTCCACGTTGGCCTCGATCCGGTCGATCACCGTTTCATGAATGCGTTTCCCGTCCTGCGAAACCACCAGCCGGTGCGGCAAAATCACGCCGGCCACCGCGCGGAAATCACTGTAGTCCGTCCGAATCAGTTTATCGCCGCTTTTACGACGGCGCACCACGTCGCGACGCGCGATCATATAGGTCACCGCATCGAGATAAACGAACGAGGTTTCCGTGAAGTTCTGCGTCACCACGACCTTCAAATACTCGCGGCCTTCCATCTGCACGGTGCCCGCGTAATCAAGGGAGATCTGGCGCTTGGCGCCGCCCTGAAGCAACGGATCGTCGAACTCGGCATCCACTTTGAAATCGGCGGCCGACAGACCGTAGAGCATCGTGACGCGACGCGACTTTGAATCGGCGGACCACGGTTCGCTTTCGCCGTCCCATCCCTGAGTGATCGTGTGCGAGCCCGACATCACTTCGGTGCGGATGCGGTTCGGCCGTGCAGCCAGCAACACGAATTTAAACTCGCTGGTTTCGCTCCGCGTGGTCCCCGTGGCGCGAAGACTCTTCAACGCCGCGACGCGCGCCTGCCCGCCGGTCGCCTCCGTATGAATGCGCGCGAGGTCGCGCACAAAGTCAGCCCGCGTCACCGACGCGAAGCCCGCCACCACCAGAATCAAAGTGATAAAGATACGCACAGTTCATCATCCCACACGAACCGCCCGCCGGTCTCAAGCTCGCAACGGATCCACCCGGTTGGCCGCCTTAAAGGTTGCCGCCCGCAACGGTGACGCTTGCTTCAAGGGCACGCGATGCCCGGACCGGTTATACGTATTTTTTCAGACCTGCATTTTCGCGATGGCGAGAGTCGTCTCCAGCACCTCGACGCCCTGGCTCCGTTACTCGAAGGCGCCGACCAGCTGGTGTTCAACGGCGACACGGTTGACTCGCAGGATCCCGCGCCCGGCGGCGGATTTCCAGAAGTGCAGGCGTTTTTCGCGCGGTATTCCGATCACGTTACATTCCTCACCGGTAATCACGACCCCGACATCTCTCCGCACGCCGAGCTTTCGCTCAACAACGGCCGCGTATGGATCACCCATGGCGACGTGTTGTTCGACGGCATCGCCCCGTGGAGTGAATTGCGCCCCATCATGGCCGCACGTATCCAGGCCAACGCCCACGGCATCCCGCCCGGCGAGCTCGCGTTGATCGAAACCCGGCTGCGTCTTAACCGGCTCGCGTGCATCGGGCTGGTCGAATCGCATTCCCGTTCCCGCCGCACTCCGGCGGCCATCGCCATCCGGCTGGCCCACGAACTGATTTCACCGAGCCGGATATTCGCCATGTTGAAGGTCTGGCGAACGACTCCCCAACTCGCCCGCCGGCTCGCCCGGGCGCAGCGTCCTGCGGCCCAGCTCGTCGTGCTCGGCCACACGCACTACCCCGGCGTGTGGCGGCACACCGACGGTCCTGTCGTGGTCAACACCGGCTCGTTTTCGCGTCCGTTGGGCAACCTCTTCGTCGAACTTCGCGGCGATCACGTGCGCGTCATAAAAATCACCCGTCGCCACGGCAAATTTCACCCCGGCCGGCTCGTCACCGAGTTTCCGCTGGCTCCGTGAGCCCGCGTGGTTACTCCTAGCGCATATGGCAATGGAGTTTGGCTGGTGGGAAAAAAATCCCGAAGAGGGTAAATATCAGGTCTTGGTGCGCATTCACGCCGGCAAGGCTGAATGGACGCGTCATCAGGGCCACAACACCGGCTGGCATCCGCACACTCCCAACGAGGACAACTGGGACCGCCTCGTCAGCGAAGCCAGCCGCCGCGTGCCCCGCCGCCTGATCTCGACGAAGCAATTCGCCGACATCGAAGCCTTGCGCACAAAGGCTCTGAGGTAGGACTTCGCTCATGCGCGTCCTGCTCCTGTTGCTCCGCACCTCTCGCTGGGATGCGATCACCGGTATTCTGGCAGGAGCCGCGACCGGCTTGGCCACCAGTGGCTTTGCGTGGATTCTGCAAGCGGTGATCGCCCGGCGCGGCGAAAACTGGCATCTCTACGCCGTCGCGTTCGCCGGTTGCTGGCTGGTCTATGGCGCCGGGGCCGTCCTCGCCGACAACCGCCTCACCCGTGTAGCCCAGCGCGCGGTGCGAGAACTGCGGTTATCTGTCAGCCGACGTATTCTCGCGGTGCCATTGCCCGTGCTCGAGCGTGAACAAAACCGCATTTTCCCCGTGTTGGTGGAGGACATCGCCGCTATTTCGCGCGCGGCCGAACGACTGCCCACGGTCATCTCCGGGCTCGTTACCGTAATCGGGTGTTTTGTGCTGCTCACCGTGGTCTCCTGGCAACTCGCGGTTGCCTGCCTGGTGCTCGTCGCCCTGGCGCTGGGCGGATATGTCCTACCTCTGCATCGTTTCCAGAAACACCTCGCCCGCTGGCGCGCCGACTGGGATGGCATCAGCACCTTGCTCGACGCCATCGTGCGCGGTCACAAGGAACTGCTTCAGGACGATCGTAAACGCAGCGTGTTTTTCGACCGTCATCTGGAACCGGTCTGCCGTCGCCAGGAAGTCGAGCTCACCCGCGCCAACACTTGGGAAACCCTCGTCAAACGCTGGGGCGAACTACTGCTCCTGCTCGGCGTCGGCTTGCTCCTGTTCACTTTGCCCCTGCACGGCTGGGCTACGCACGAACAGTTCGGGCGCTTCCTGTTCATTGCGCTTTTCATGCTCGCGCCGCTTTCTAATCTCGTCGGCTTCAGCACTTACCTCAGCCGCGTCGCCCTCGCCATGGATCGCGCCGAGCAGATCGGTATTGTGCTTGGTCAGGATGATCCGGCATCCGCGACGCCGCCCGCGCACCGCACCGACACTCCGACCCCGAATCCGGCCGCGATTCAATTCGGTTTGCGCGAGGTTTCCTACCGCCACTCCCGCGACGATGCCGCACCGTTCGACCTCGGTCCGGTTTCACTCACCTTCGACCGCGCCGAAGTGGTTTTCGTCTGCGGTGGCAACGGCAGCGGTAAAACCACGCTCCTTAAATTAATCTGCGGTTTGTATCCGCCTTCGCACGGAGAACTGGTTTCTGCCGGACGCACCGTTGATGACGCCGCACTCGCCGGTCACCGCCGCCGCTTCGGGGTGATCTTTGCCGACTTCTTCCTGTTCAGTAGCCTGCTCGGTTATGAGGACGCACCCGCGGCCGCGGCGCAAAAACTCCTGAAGGACGTTCATCTCGAAAAACTGGTTTCCATCGGAGCCGACGGTGCGTTTTCGACCACCAAGCTTTCCCAAGGCCAGCGCAAGCGCCTCGCCCTCGTCGCCACCTTGCTCGAGGACAAACCCGTCTACGTTTTCGACGAGTGGGCAGCCGATCAGGACCCCGAGTTTCGCCGCTGGTTTTACGAGCATATCCTGCCGGGCCTTCGTGCGCGCGGCAAACTCGTGATCGCCATCACGCACGACGATGCGTTCTACCCGACGGCGGATCGTATCGTGCGATTGTCGGAAGGACGGATCGTGTCCGACACGAGACAAACCGCCGTCAGCTGATTCGTCATGTCGCTCCATCTGATCTGCTATGCGGATGGCGCCCACATTCACTTCGCGAATCAGGCTGCGCTGATCGCCTCGGCCCGCCGACATGGCGTCGCCCACATCTCGGCCCTCGATTCATCCACTGCCGATAATAATTTCGCCGCAGCCCACCGTGAAACGCTCAGCGAGCGCGAGGGAGCCGGCTACTGGCTCTGGAAACCACGCATCATCCTCGATGCACTCGAACGTGCGGCGGAGAACGATCTCGTGGTTTACGTCGACTCAGGTTCCGACCTGCGCGGTCCGCTCGAAGCTCTGGCAACCTCGGCAAACGGTCGCGATGGCGTGCTTTTCTGGAACGACTATCCGAACCGGATGCACGTCAAACGCGACGCCTTCGTCCTCACCGGCACGGATGCAACGCACTTCCACAATGCCCGCCAGCTCGACGCCGCGTTTCTCGTTTTTCGAAACAACGAACGCGTCCGCGCCTTTGTCCGGCTGTGGCTGGAGCATTGCGCGGATCCGCGCCAACTCACTGATCGCGCCAACACCTGCGGTCTTCCCGATTTGCCCGGATTCGTCGGTCATCGCCATGACCAGTCGTTGCTCACCCTGCTCTATCTCCGCGAACGGGAACGACTCGATTTCAAGACCTTC
This portion of the Rariglobus hedericola genome encodes:
- a CDS encoding YhcH/YjgK/YiaL family protein, coding for MALFGSLATVRTQLAGSPSFQKALAYVEEILRPGSEAHQRLLAVATGDTGRVELGDGVFALEQAYIAKPPAEGRWEAHRVYIDVQVIVSGDELMEVTDVSRLAVAEDHTPAKDILFFEQNLEGSVLRMRAGELAVFYPVDAHKPSLAAGVPAALVRKTVVKVPVASVS
- a CDS encoding metallophosphoesterase family protein — translated: MPGPVIRIFSDLHFRDGESRLQHLDALAPLLEGADQLVFNGDTVDSQDPAPGGGFPEVQAFFARYSDHVTFLTGNHDPDISPHAELSLNNGRVWITHGDVLFDGIAPWSELRPIMAARIQANAHGIPPGELALIETRLRLNRLACIGLVESHSRSRRTPAAIAIRLAHELISPSRIFAMLKVWRTTPQLARRLARAQRPAAQLVVLGHTHYPGVWRHTDGPVVVNTGSFSRPLGNLFVELRGDHVRVIKITRRHGKFHPGRLVTEFPLAP
- a CDS encoding cyclic peptide export ABC transporter; protein product: MRVLLLLLRTSRWDAITGILAGAATGLATSGFAWILQAVIARRGENWHLYAVAFAGCWLVYGAGAVLADNRLTRVAQRAVRELRLSVSRRILAVPLPVLEREQNRIFPVLVEDIAAISRAAERLPTVISGLVTVIGCFVLLTVVSWQLAVACLVLVALALGGYVLPLHRFQKHLARWRADWDGISTLLDAIVRGHKELLQDDRKRSVFFDRHLEPVCRRQEVELTRANTWETLVKRWGELLLLLGVGLLLFTLPLHGWATHEQFGRFLFIALFMLAPLSNLVGFSTYLSRVALAMDRAEQIGIVLGQDDPASATPPAHRTDTPTPNPAAIQFGLREVSYRHSRDDAAPFDLGPVSLTFDRAEVVFVCGGNGSGKTTLLKLICGLYPPSHGELVSAGRTVDDAALAGHRRRFGVIFADFFLFSSLLGYEDAPAAAAQKLLKDVHLEKLVSIGADGAFSTTKLSQGQRKRLALVATLLEDKPVYVFDEWAADQDPEFRRWFYEHILPGLRARGKLVIAITHDDAFYPTADRIVRLSEGRIVSDTRQTAVS
- a CDS encoding 23S rRNA (adenine(2030)-N(6))-methyltransferase RlmJ — translated: MNYRHSYHAGNFADVMKHAVLVRVVRAMQRKERGFLYVDTHAGRGRYDLASAARGDTLERKPEWPDGIGRLWNRTRMPEVLADYVAQVKAYDQKMGNLEALPRFYPGSPRIVRALARPQDRLSLFEKQHDEAGELRAEFARSSGVGIQSADGYAGLRGQLPPPEKRALVLIDPPFESKDEFERVAATVADALKRSPAATIMVWYPLTERARVDMFFDDLAALSLPPTFSLELTVVGPMHPMKMKGCGLVVINPPYEIDKELTPCCTWMAEMLAQDQGGRAELRWLVKEA